A section of the Amblyomma americanum isolate KBUSLIRL-KWMA chromosome 2, ASM5285725v1, whole genome shotgun sequence genome encodes:
- the Rad1 gene encoding radiation insensitive 1 translates to MSQDQSSLADVEYAFIAKLDNAKDLSQLLRGISIKEVATVEINEVGIRVIAQEGKCVQAIAFVQRELFDSYALKERTLSFDISLSIWLECLTMFGSMGGPVSTRLCYGGHGNPLVMFLEEGGVVTDCKIRTMESEGVMSFDLSKDNVINVVILKSESIKEVWSELDTSSEDLEVFISPNEPYFRLSTFGPAGTVEVAYSKESDYVDSFQCKKEQKNTYRLNLMKPCIKALNLSNKVAIRTDQLGLLCFQFLMRTDEGIATFVEYYCTPNRED, encoded by the exons ATGAGCCAGGATCAGAGTAGCCTAGCTGATGTTGAGTACGCGTTCATCGCCAAACTCGACAACGCCAAAGACCTGTCACAACTTTTGCGAGGCATAAGTATTAAAGAA GTAGCTACGGTGGAAATAAACGAAGTCGGTATCCGAGTCATCGCCCAAGAAGGCAAATGTGTTCAAGCGATCGCATTCGTTCAGCGAGAGCTCTTTGACAGCTATGCACTCAAGGAACGGACGCTGTCGTTCGACATTAGCTTATCTATATGGCTG GAATGTCTCACAATGTTTGGTTCTATGGGTGGACCTGTCTCGACACGACTCTGCTACGGAGGTCATGGAAATCCTCTGGTGATGTT CCTTGAAGAAGGTGGCGTTGTCACTGACTGCAAGATACGAACAATGGAGTCTGAAGGTGTCATGAGCTTTGACTTATCTAAAGACAATGTAATTAACGTTGTCATATTGAAATCTGAAAGCATAAAAGAGGTCTGGTCGGAACTTGATACCTCCAGTGAAGACCTGGAGGTATTTATATCTCCAAATGAGCCTTACTTCAGATTGAGCACATTTGGACCTGCAGGCACTGTTGAG GTGGCTTACTCCAAAGAATCGGACTATGTGGATTCCTTCCAGTGCAAAAAGGAGCAAAAAAACAC CTATCGATTAAATCTCATGAAGCCATGCATCAAGGCGCTGAACCTGTCTAACAAAGTGGCCATTCGCACTGACCAGCTGGGGTTGCTCTGCTTCCAGTTCCTCATGCGCACAGATGAGGGCATCGCCACATTTGTTGAGTACTAC TGCACTCCGAACCGAGAGGACTGA